Proteins encoded in a region of the Tachyglossus aculeatus isolate mTacAcu1 chromosome 11, mTacAcu1.pri, whole genome shotgun sequence genome:
- the PYY gene encoding peptide YY, whose amino-acid sequence MGARKPWASAGAVGLCLLLWLAALADGYPVKPSPPQDNATPEELAQYFAALRHYLNLVTRQRYGKRENPGALVSELLFGDSGDLNSRLRSEATYSW is encoded by the exons ATGGGCGCGAGGAAGCCGTGGGCGAGCGCGGGGGCCGTGGGCCTGTGCCTGCTGCTGTGGCTAGCGGCCTTGGCCGATGGCTATCCGGTCAAGCCCTCGCCCCCGCAGGACAACGCGACCCCCGAGGAGTTGGCCCAGTACTTCGCTGCCCTCAGACACTATCTCAActtggtcacacggcagag GTACGGAAAGAGGGAGAATCCCGGGGCCCTGGTGTCTGAGCTGCTTTTTGGGGACAGCGGGGACCTCAACAGCCGGTTAAG GTCTGAAGCCACCTACTCCTGGTGA
- the PPY gene encoding pancreatic prohormone codes for MAAPRRWTSLLVLGCCVALLLQVRVHTASPEPVYPGDDASPEQLAQYVAALRRYINVVTRPRYGKRSPGRNLYEAMEDFDQ; via the exons atGGCTGCCCCTCGTCGCTGGACTTCGCTCCTGGTCCTgggctgctgcgtggccttgctCTTGCAGGTCCGCGTCCACACGGCCTCTCCGGAGCCCGTCTATCCCGGGGACGATGCCTCCCCAGAACAGCTGGCCCAATACGTGGCAGCCCTGCGCCGGTACATCAACGTCGTCACCCGCCCCAG GTATGGAAAACGCTCCCCGGGCCGGAACCTCTATGAGGCCATGGAGGACTTCGACCAGTAG